One segment of Macaca fascicularis isolate 582-1 chromosome 4, T2T-MFA8v1.1 DNA contains the following:
- the KLHL31 gene encoding kelch-like protein 31: protein MAPKKKIAKKNKGDINEMTIIVEDSPLNKLNALNGLLEGGNGLSCISSELTDASYGPNLLEGLSKMRQENFLCDLVIGTKTKSFDVHKSVMASCSEYFYNILKKDPSTQRVDLNDISPLGLATVIAYAYTGKLTLSLYTIGSIISAAVYLQIHTLVKMCSDFLIREMSVENCMYVVNIAETYSLKNAKAAAQKFIRDNFLEFAESDQFMKLTFEQINELLIDDDLQLPSEIVAFQIAMKWLEFDQKRVKYAADLLSNIRFGTISAQDLVNYVQSVPRMMQDADCHKLLVDAMNYHLLPYHQNTLQSRRTRIRGGCRVLVTIGGRPGLTEKSLSRDILYRDPENGWSKLTEMPAKSFNQCVAVMDGFLYVAGGEDQNDARNQAKHAVSNFCRYDPRFNTWIHLASMNQKRTHFSLSVFNGLLYAAGGRNAEGSLASLECYVPSTNQWQPKTPLEVARCCHASAVADGRVLVTGGYIANAYSRSVCAYDPASDSWQELPSLSTPRGWHCAVTLSDRVYVMGGSQLGPRGERVDVLTVECYSPATGQWSYAAPLQVGVSTAGVSALHGRAYLVGGWNEGEKKYKKCIQCFSPELNEWTEDDELPEATVGVSCCTLSMPNNVTRESRASSVSSVPVSI from the exons ATGGCACCCAAAAAGAAGATtgccaaaaagaacaaaggagatATCAATGAGATGACTATAATCGTAGAAGATAGCCCCCTAAACAAACTGAATGCTTTGAATGGGCTCCTAGAGGGAGGCAATGGCCTTAGCTGCATTTCCTCTGAACTAACAGATGCTTCTTATGGCCCCAACCTCTTGGAAGGTTTAAGTAAAATGCGGCAGGAGAACTTCCTATGTGACTTAGTCATTGGTACCAAAACCAAATCCTTTGACGTTCATAAGTCAGTGATGGCTTCATGCAGTGAGTATTTTTACAACATCCTGAAAAAAGACCCATCAACTCAGAGGGTGGATCTCAATGATATCTCACCACTAGGCCTGGCCACTGTCATTGCTTATGCCTACACTGGAAAGCTCACTCTCTCCTTGTATACAATAGGAAGTATTATTTCTGCCGCTGTTTATCTTCAGATCCATACTCTTGTAAAGATGTGCAGTGATTTTCTGATACGGGAGATGAGTGTTGAGAACTGCATGTATGTTGTTAATATTGCTGAAACATACTCcctaaaaaatgcaaaagcagCAGCCCAGAAATTTATTCGGGATAACTTCCTTGAATTTGCAGAATCGGATCAGTTTATGAAACTTACATTTGAACAAATTAATGAACTTCTTATAGATGATGACTTACAGTTGCCTTCTGAGATAGTAGCATTCCAGATTGCAATGAAATGGTTAGAATTTGAccaaaagagagtaaaatacgCTGCAGATCTTTTGAGCAATATTCGCTTTGGTACCATCTCTGCACAAGACCTGGTCAATTATGTTCAATCCGTCCCAAGAATGATGCAAGATGCTGATTGTCACAAACTTCTCGTAGATGCTATGAACTACCACTTGCTTCCATATCATCAAAACACATTACAATCTAGGCGAACAAGAATCCGAGGCGGCTGCCGAGTCCTCGTCACCATTGGGGGACGCCCAGGCCTTACTGAGAAGTCCCTTAGCAGAGACATTTTGTATAGAGACCCTGAAAATGGGTGGAGCAAGCTTACAGAAATGCCAGCCAAAAGTTTTAATCAGTGTGTGGCTGTGATGGATGGATTTCTTTATGTAGCCGGTGGTGAAGACCAGAATGATGCAAGAAATCAAGCCAAGCATGCAGTCAGCAATTTCTGCAG ATACGATCCCCGCTTCAACACCTGGATACACCTGGCCAGCATGAACCAGAAGCGCacgcacttcagcctgagcgtGTTCAACGGGCTCCTGTACGCCGCGGGCGGCCGCAACGCAGAAGGAAGCCTGGCCTCTCTGGAATGCTACGTGCCCTCCACCAATCAGTGGCAGCCGAAGACGCCCCTGGAGGTGGCACGCTGCTGCCACGCCAGTGCGGTCGCCGACGGCCGCGTGCTGGTGACCGGAGGCTACATCGCCAACGCATACTCGCGCTCTGTGTGCGCCTACGACCCGGCCAGCGACTCGTGGCAGGAGCTGCCGAGCCTGAGCACACCCAGGGGCTGGCACTGCGCGGTCACGCTGAGCGACAGAGTGTACGTGATGGGCGGCAGCCAGCTGGGGCCGCGCGGGGAGCGCGTGGACGTGCTCACCGTGGAGTGCTACAGCCCCGCGACCGGCCAGTGGAGCTACGCGGCGCCGCTGCAGGTGGGAGTGAGCACCGCGGGCGTCTCGGCGCTGCACGGCCGCGCCTACCTGGTGGGGGGCTGGAACGAGGGCGAGAAGAAGTACAAGAAGTGCATCCAGTGCTTCAGCCCCGAGCTCAACGAGTGGACGGAGGACGACGAGCTACCCGAGGCCACCGTCGGCGTGTCCTGCTGCACCCTCTCGATGCCCAACAACGTGACTCGGGAATCCCGGGCCAGTTCGGTATCTTCTGTGCCAGTCAGTATCTGA